The Thalassotalea sediminis genome includes the window TAAAATGGGTACGCATGGGGATTTTTCAAGATGATGATGTAATTAAGCCAAATAAGTTTATTTATTTGGCTTAATAAAGTTAGCACATTAACGCTTATTGGCTGTTCATTAAAAAGCGAAAAACATTAACAATGCTTTTTAATCGAAGTTAACGCCATAACCAAACTTGACACGTGGTAATGCCATTTCCGCGTAATTTATGTTTATCGCGCTCAGCATCACGCTTTTTATCATAAGGGCCTAATGAAACTTTATGCCAGGTTCCATTGCTGCCTGTTGAAGCGCTAATAGTCGAAGATAAACCAGCAAAAGCGATAGTTGCTTTCATTTTTTCTGCTTGTTGTTGCGTTCTAAATGAACCGCATTGCATTTTCCATGGCCCTCTATCTTCAACTGTATATTCACCTGCGTCGACTTCTTTTTCTTGCAGTTGCTGCGGATAAGCCCATTTTTCTTTAGGTGGTTTAGGGAGCTCTGTTGCTTTTTTAGTGGCTTGCGTAGATGTCGTTGGTTTTACTTCCTCTGCGGGTTCAATATCTTTTATTGACCATAAAAAGTATCCAAAACAGAGACAAGCGATAAGCGCACCAACGCCTATAAACTTTAATTTCGCAGGAGCAGGGTTAGACTCTGGCGCTTGCTTTTTCTTATATGGGTTCTTTTTGTTTTTTGTACGAGATACGTAATCTTGATGCGTCATTTGTTTACTGCGTAATAACTGGAACTAAAAACTCTCAATAACTCATTGTAACTGAGCAAGTAAAAATTCAAAGCACTATTGAAGAATAATAAGCCTTATTTTTTGCTTTTAAGCAATGTCTGATAAAGATCACTTAAAAACAGTGGCCAACGACTAGCATCCGTGTTACCAACTCAAATCTATCGGATCAACATCGATAGACCACCGTACTTTAGTATTCAAATCATTTTCTTCAACGGCTGAAAGTATGGTCAATATGCCTTGATGAAGTACTTTACGAGAATCTGCTTGCACCAACAAGTGAAAACGAAATTTACCTGCTTTTTTTTCCATTGCTGCGGGCATAGGTCCTGCGAGGTTACACGGAAGAGAAAGCTGACTAATAGACCGTAAAAATTGTTCTGGTAGATAGGGTGTATTTGCTTCTGCACGTATTAGTGCTTGAAAGCTATAAGGCGGTAATTTTGCCCATTGCCGTTCTTGTAAACCTGTTTTTGCAAATTCAGTATATCCTTGATTTACCAACTGGTGCAGTAACGGGTGTTGAGGATATTGAGTTTGAATTAATACTGTTCCAGGTTTACTTGCACGTCCAGCACGGCCTGCAACTTGTTCTAGTAATTGTGCCATATGCTCTGCTGCTCGATAATCAACACTAAACAAAGCACCGTCAATATCTAACATAACGACAAGAGTGACATCAGGGAAATGATGGCCTTTTGCTAACATTTGCGTGCCAATAAGGATGTGATGTTGCTTTTCGGCGACTTGTTCTAAACGTTTACTTAATTCACCTTTTCGCCGCGTGCTATCTCGATCAATTCTAACGACGCTGTGGTCGGTAAACTGTTCACTAAGCCATTGCTCTACTTGTTCAGTACCTTGGCCGACCGGGTTAATGCGAACACTGCCACAATCAGGGCATTGTTTTGGAATGCGTTTTTGACTATTACAATGATGACAGATCAACAACCCTTGTGCCTTGTGTAACGTATAAGGACGATTGCATCGTTGGCAATCAGCCACCCAGTGGCACTCTTTACAGTTTATTGCCGGTGAAAAGCCTCTTCGATTGATAAACACCAGTACTTGTTCGTCTTTGGCTAGTGTGTGTTTTATTGCGCTAATGGTTGCAGGGGTTAATCCTGAAGATAGTGGTTGGCTATTAACATCAATAAGTTTTAGCGATGCAGGCACACTATTGCCCGGCCGTTCAGTTAGTTGATGATAATGGTATTTACCCGTGTTTGCATTGGCTAAAGATTCAAAACTTGGTGTAGCACTACCTAGCACAATCGGTATGTTTTGCTGCCTTGCTCTTAAAATCGCGATATCTCTTCCGTGATAACGAAAACTGTCTTGTTGTTTAAAAGATGGATCATGCTCTTCATCGACAATAATCATCCCTAAATGACGACAAGGCGTAAAAACAGCTGAACGAGTACCTATTATAATTGCAGCGTTTCCTTGCTTTGCTTGTAGCCATGTGGCAAACCTCTCTTTGTCGTTTAGCCCTGAATGATGAAGGAAAACAGGTACGTTGAATCTTTGCTCAAAGCGCGCAAGCATTTGAGGTGTTAGTCCTATTTCAGGCACTAGTACCAATATTTGCTGGTTTTGCGCAAGTACGGGTTCCATTGCTTGAAGGTAAACCTCAGTTTTTCCACTGCCAGTAATGCCATGTAATAAATGACTTTGAAAGGTCGTTTTTCCTTGAGATATTGCTGCAACCGCTAATGCTTGTTCCGTTGATAGTGTTAATCTATCTGCGGAATTTAAATCAGCTTCTTTCCAAGTAAAGGTTTTGGGGATTACTTCAGTGGCATTAATGAGTTGTTTGTTTTCTAGTGCCGTGAGTTGCTGTTTACTATAACCAAGCGTTCTTAGTTCAGGCCAAGTAATGTTTTTATGTTTGTCGATCAGTGATAGCAAGGCTGCTTGTTTTATGGCTCTTTTCTTTGTTAGTTTTTCCAAAGCAAGTGTTATATCTTGCGAGGTTTGCCAAGCGAGTGTTTTTTCAATTTTAACGGGGGATATTTGACGTAACAATACCGGCAATGCATGTTGAAAGACCTCGCCGATAGGATGTTGATAATAGTTAGCAGTTAACGTTAATAGTTTAATAAGTTCTGCTGGAATGGCATTTTCTGGGTTTACACGAGATATAATTGACTTAAGTTTTTGCTGTTCGATATTCATTGGACATTCTGTTTGAATGCTCGTAACAACACCAATTACTTGTCGATGGCCAAATGGCACAAGCACTTGTTCTCCGATCGTAATATCGGTTGTGAGCAAAGGCAATGGGACTATATAAGTAAAGTGCTGCCGCAGCGGTACCGGTATAGCAACTTGAACAAGAAAACAATCAGACAAGGGAAAAAACTATATCAATAAATAGAACTTATATTTTGCGCATTATTATCCGTGATGCCAAGTGATAAATTATTTGGTTATTTTTTCGCTAATTTGTCGTAATTTAACTTGAATAGCGATAGTTAATCCCTTATTATTCGCCCCCATTATTTTTAACGCGTATGGTGCTTAGCGAAGTAGGTTCGACTAAGTGGCGATACGGCCTATATTTAGAGGTTGTCCATGAAAGACGGTATTCACCCTAACTACGTAGAGATCAAGGCTAATTGTTCTTGTGGTAACGTAATTAACACTCGTTCAACAGTTGCAAAAGATCTTCATCTTGATGTATGTTCAGAATGTCATCCATTCTACACTGGTAAGCAAAAAGCTGCTGAAACTGGTGGCCGTGTTGATAAATTCAACAAACGTTTTGGTGCATTAAGCAAGAAATAAGCTTGATAACCCATATGTTTGAAAAAAGCGCCTTAGTGGCGCTTTTTTTATATCTAAAAATAAATTTTATTTTTAAACCCTTTATGAACATACTGCATCTAATTAATTAAACAGCTATTTCGGAATAAGTTTTTGAGTAATTCGCAAGTTATTGATGCTCAGCAACGTTTTCTCCCTGATCAGGATGGAGAGTTGGTCGCACAAGCGCAGCGTGGTGAGCAGCACGCTTTTTTACAATTGTATCAACGGCATTATAAACGTGTTTACGCACTTTGTTGGCGTATGCTAGCAGATAAAGATAGCGCCGAAGATGCCTGCCAAGAAGTTTTTGTACAGCTATGGCAGAAAATTAAAAATTTCCGTGGTGATAGTAAGTTTTCAACGTGGCTACACAGTGTCGCGACAAATGTTGTATTAGGGCATATTCGTAAGCAAAAAACGTGGATACAACGTGTTTTTAGTATAGAAGAAAAATATGTTGAGGAACAATCTGCCACGATGTCTGATCAAGCAGAAGTAAGCTTGCTTGATCAGAAGATACAGCAATTACCAGAACGTGCACGTATTGTTTTTGTGCTCTTCGCCGTAGAAGGATATCGGCATGAAGAGATTGCAAATATGATGGGCATGGCTGTTGGGTCGAGTAAGGCGCAATACCATCGGGCTAAAACATTGTTAAAAGAAGCATTAAGTGAGTAGTAGCATGAAGACAGAAATTACTGACAACTTACTACAAGAGCAGGTGAAGCAATTACCTAAAGAAATATCACCAGAGCGAGATTTATGGCAGGGTATTGAATTAGCAATTTCACAACAGCCTGCTCAAGGTAAGCCATTAAAACGTGTATATTATCCAGTTGCTTGGGCAGCAAGTATTGTTTTTGTTATTACACTTTCGTGGTTTAACTTGTCGCCTCAATCAGATGTAAAGGCGCCACAACAAAGTTTTGCGCAAGTGATGCAGCATGACTTTGAGCAGCAAAAGCAGTTAATGCTTACCAGTTTAGGTCAACCTGATTTAACAAACTTATCGCCCAAAATGCAGACACAATTGACCGAATTGCAAGAAGCCAGAGACGCTATTCAAAAGGCATTAGCGAAAGATGAAAGTAACGGTGACCTGCTCAACTTATTGCGTTGGACGCAAAAGCAAGAATTGGATTTATTGAAAAAGTTATATAGCCCGCAATGGCAAACGATTTAGAGGAAAGGTGTATGAAGAAGTTACTATTAATTGCAGGCGCCTTAACTGCGCTAAGCTCGTGGTCTGTGCTAGCTAATGAACGTGTTGATGAAACTGTTCAAGCCGAAGGGGTTGGTAAAATTTCCATCGACAACTTACGTGGTAAGGTTTTGATTGAAGGCTGGGATAAAACTGAAGTGTCGGTCAAGGGTGAACTTGATGAACAAACACAGCGCTTTATTTTTGAGCGAAATGGCAATGCGGTTAAAATCAAAGTTAAGGTCAAGAATAGTTATCGAGGAGGAGATAATAGTGACGGTTCTGATCTTGTCGTGATGGTGCCTCGTGATGTGAGAGTTGATTTTGCTGGGGTTTCTTCAGATTTTACATTAAAGCGTATTGAAAAAGGTGTTGAAGGTAAAACTGTTAGTGGCGATCTACACGTCAGTAACATTGGTGGTCAGACGGAAATAGCAACAGTGAGTGGTGATATTGTCAGTCGTCAACTTAGCGGTAAGATATTACTGAATACCGTCAGTGGTGATATTGAAGATACTGAGTCGAAAGGGCGATTAAAAATTCGCGCGGTAAGTGGTAATGTTAAAACGCTATCAAAAGCGCGTGAAGTTGACTTAAGTGTCGTTTCTGGTGAAATTGAGTTTATGCTAGGTAGCATTGATGATTTAGAGTTGTCTGCCGTAAGCGGTGAAATAGCGGGAGAATTAACGTTGGCAGATAGCGCTCGTGTAAAAATGTCGTCAGTAAGTGGTGATATCGGGCTGAAGTTTAACGAAGACGTAAACGCCACGTTTCGTTTGAAAACTCATGCTGGTGGCGACTTGATCAACAAAATAACTGATGACAGAGCTCAAGAGAGTAAATACTCACCTCGCGCTAAGTTATACTTTGACACAGGAAACGGTAGCGCTTCCGTTAAAGGCACAACAGTTAGTGGCACAATAAGATTAACAAAATAACATGTTCATGAGTGGCTTATCAAAAGTCACTCACAATCTTACTCGCTTATTCTTTACTTAAAACGTTTTTCTAAGTCATAATACTCGCCTTACTCATCAGCTTGCTATTTAGCAATAAAAACGCTGAATTCGATAAATCAACACAGGTGTTATGAATGGCAGATCGCAAGCCAGCAAACTTTTCCAGAAATAGTAAAAAGCACGATCAACTCGTGGATGAGTTGAAAGTACCACCACATTCGCTTGAGGCTGAACAGTCTGTGTTAGGGGGGCTACTGTTAGACAACGAAGCATGGGACCGTGTTTCAGAGCGCGTAGTTGCCGAAGACTTTTATAGTCGTTCTCATCGAATTGCGTTTGAAACCATTGGGGGCTTAATAGAATTAGGTGATCCCGTTGATTTGATCACGCTTTCAGAAGCCTTGGAAAATGATCAAAAGCTAGATGATGCCGGTGGATTTGTTTATCTCGCTGAAATGATGAAAAACACGCCAAGTGCTGCCAACATCACCGCATATGCTGAAATCGTTCGAGAACGTGCTGTAACGCGTGAAATGATTTCAGTCGCGAATGAAATTGCCGAAGCGGGGTTTGATTCTCAAGGAAGAAGCAGTGCTGAGTTACTCGATTTAGCAGAAACACGAGTGTTTCAAATTGCTGAAAAGCGAGCAAATAAATCAGAAGGCCCTGAAAACATCAACGATGTATTAGAAAAAACCGTAGATAGAATTGAGAAATTATACCAGCAGCCTCATGATGGTGTTACGGGGGTAACGACAGGTTTTTCTGATTTGGATAAGATGACTGCAGGCATGCAACCTTCTGATCTTATTATTGTTGCAGCACGACCTTCGATGGGTAAAACGACATTCGCAATGAACTTGTGTGAAAGTGCAGCAATGACGTCAGACAAACCTTGTTTGATTTTTTCACTTGAGATGCCGTCTGAACAAATCATGATGAGAATGCTTGCATCACTCGGTCGTATCGACCAAACAAAAATTAGAACAGGTCAATTGAACGATGAAGATTGGGCACGTTTGTCATCGACTATGGGCTTGTTACTTGAAAAGGGTAAGATGTTTATCGATGATTCAGCGGGCTTAACCCCTACTGAAGTGCGTTCAAGAGCTCGACGCGTAGCCCGAGATAACGGCGGTTTAAGTATGATTATGGTTGATTACTTGCAATTAATGCGTGCGCCGCAGTTTTCGGATAATAGAACGTTAGAAATTGCGGAAATATCACGTTCATTAAAAGCACTGGCAAAAGAATTAGAGATTCCAGTGGTTGCGTTATCTCAGTTAAACCGAAGCTTGGAGCAACGTTCAGACAAGCGACCGGTAAACTCAGATTTACGTGAATCAGGGTCAATTGAGCAAGATGCGGATTTGATCATGTTTATCTACCGTGATGAGGTTTATCACGACGATTCCGAATTTAAAGGTATGGCTGAGATTATAATAGGTAAACAGCGTAATGGCCCAATAGGCCGTGTAGCACTTACGTTCCAAGGTCAGTTTTCTCGTTTCGATAACTATGCTGGCCCACATATATTAGAAGAAGATTAATACGTAATGACGATCCGAAGCGCGACTGCGACGATAGATCTTGCCGCGTTACAGCAAAATTACTCTGCGATAAAAAAACAAGCACCGAACAGTAAAATATTAGCTGTTTTAAAGGCTAACGCATACGGTCACGGATTAGAAAGAATTGCCAAAGCATTGCCACAAGCAGATGCTTTTGGTGTGGCGCGTATCGAGGAAGCGCTGGCGCTAAGAGCTGATGGTATTGTTAAACCTATTGTATTGCTAGAAGGGTTTTTTACGGCTCAAGATTTACCTATTTTGGCTGTTAATAATTTACAAACAATTGTACATAATGAGCAGCAATTAGCTGCCATTGTTAATGCTCGCCTAGATGAACCTCTTAAAGTATGGTTAAAAGTTGATACCGGCATGCATCGTTTAGGTATCAATCCACATCAGTTTGAAAGTTTCTATCAACAGTTATTAGCCAGTAAAAATGTACAAGATGATATTATTATTATGAGTCATTTAGGTTGTGCAGATGATTGTGCTGATCCTGCAACGTTGCAACAACTTAATACGTTTACGCAATTGACGGCACCTTTAGATATAGAAAGAAGTTTATCAAATTCGGCAGGGATTTGGGCGTGGCCGGCGTGTCATTATGATTGGGTACGTCCAGGTCTAATGCTTTATGGTGTATCGCCCATGATTAATGATGTTAGCAATAGCACACATAACATTATGCCAGTGATGACATTACAAGCCGGTGTTATTGCAATTAGAGCGATTAAAGCCGGTGAAACCGTAGGCTATGGTTCAGCGTGGAAAAGTGAAATAGATACCACGATTGGCGTGATAGCCATCGGCTATGGAGATGGTTACCCAAGACATGCTCCTAATGGCACTCCTGTGTTACTAAACGGTCGCCGTGTACCTTTAGTCGGTCGGGTATCTATGGATATGATAACTGTGGATCTTGGTCAACATTCGCAAGACAAGGTTGGTGATATAGCGACACTTTGGGGACAATCACTCAGTGTCGCAGAAGTGGCACAATATGCGACAACAATCCCTTACGAATTGTTGTGTAATATT containing:
- the rpmE gene encoding 50S ribosomal protein L31 is translated as MKDGIHPNYVEIKANCSCGNVINTRSTVAKDLHLDVCSECHPFYTGKQKAAETGGRVDKFNKRFGALSKK
- a CDS encoding DUF4097 family beta strand repeat-containing protein is translated as MKKLLLIAGALTALSSWSVLANERVDETVQAEGVGKISIDNLRGKVLIEGWDKTEVSVKGELDEQTQRFIFERNGNAVKIKVKVKNSYRGGDNSDGSDLVVMVPRDVRVDFAGVSSDFTLKRIEKGVEGKTVSGDLHVSNIGGQTEIATVSGDIVSRQLSGKILLNTVSGDIEDTESKGRLKIRAVSGNVKTLSKAREVDLSVVSGEIEFMLGSIDDLELSAVSGEIAGELTLADSARVKMSSVSGDIGLKFNEDVNATFRLKTHAGGDLINKITDDRAQESKYSPRAKLYFDTGNGSASVKGTTVSGTIRLTK
- a CDS encoding RNA polymerase sigma factor gives rise to the protein MSNSQVIDAQQRFLPDQDGELVAQAQRGEQHAFLQLYQRHYKRVYALCWRMLADKDSAEDACQEVFVQLWQKIKNFRGDSKFSTWLHSVATNVVLGHIRKQKTWIQRVFSIEEKYVEEQSATMSDQAEVSLLDQKIQQLPERARIVFVLFAVEGYRHEEIANMMGMAVGSSKAQYHRAKTLLKEALSE
- the alr gene encoding alanine racemase, whose amino-acid sequence is MRSATATIDLAALQQNYSAIKKQAPNSKILAVLKANAYGHGLERIAKALPQADAFGVARIEEALALRADGIVKPIVLLEGFFTAQDLPILAVNNLQTIVHNEQQLAAIVNARLDEPLKVWLKVDTGMHRLGINPHQFESFYQQLLASKNVQDDIIIMSHLGCADDCADPATLQQLNTFTQLTAPLDIERSLSNSAGIWAWPACHYDWVRPGLMLYGVSPMINDVSNSTHNIMPVMTLQAGVIAIRAIKAGETVGYGSAWKSEIDTTIGVIAIGYGDGYPRHAPNGTPVLLNGRRVPLVGRVSMDMITVDLGQHSQDKVGDIATLWGQSLSVAEVAQYATTIPYELLCNISKRVTSRTK
- a CDS encoding SPOR domain-containing protein; amino-acid sequence: MTHQDYVSRTKNKKNPYKKKQAPESNPAPAKLKFIGVGALIACLCFGYFLWSIKDIEPAEEVKPTTSTQATKKATELPKPPKEKWAYPQQLQEKEVDAGEYTVEDRGPWKMQCGSFRTQQQAEKMKATIAFAGLSSTISASTGSNGTWHKVSLGPYDKKRDAERDKHKLRGNGITTCQVWLWR
- the dnaB gene encoding replicative DNA helicase — translated: MADRKPANFSRNSKKHDQLVDELKVPPHSLEAEQSVLGGLLLDNEAWDRVSERVVAEDFYSRSHRIAFETIGGLIELGDPVDLITLSEALENDQKLDDAGGFVYLAEMMKNTPSAANITAYAEIVRERAVTREMISVANEIAEAGFDSQGRSSAELLDLAETRVFQIAEKRANKSEGPENINDVLEKTVDRIEKLYQQPHDGVTGVTTGFSDLDKMTAGMQPSDLIIVAARPSMGKTTFAMNLCESAAMTSDKPCLIFSLEMPSEQIMMRMLASLGRIDQTKIRTGQLNDEDWARLSSTMGLLLEKGKMFIDDSAGLTPTEVRSRARRVARDNGGLSMIMVDYLQLMRAPQFSDNRTLEIAEISRSLKALAKELEIPVVALSQLNRSLEQRSDKRPVNSDLRESGSIEQDADLIMFIYRDEVYHDDSEFKGMAEIIIGKQRNGPIGRVALTFQGQFSRFDNYAGPHILEED
- the priA gene encoding primosomal protein N'; amino-acid sequence: MSDCFLVQVAIPVPLRQHFTYIVPLPLLTTDITIGEQVLVPFGHRQVIGVVTSIQTECPMNIEQQKLKSIISRVNPENAIPAELIKLLTLTANYYQHPIGEVFQHALPVLLRQISPVKIEKTLAWQTSQDITLALEKLTKKRAIKQAALLSLIDKHKNITWPELRTLGYSKQQLTALENKQLINATEVIPKTFTWKEADLNSADRLTLSTEQALAVAAISQGKTTFQSHLLHGITGSGKTEVYLQAMEPVLAQNQQILVLVPEIGLTPQMLARFEQRFNVPVFLHHSGLNDKERFATWLQAKQGNAAIIIGTRSAVFTPCRHLGMIIVDEEHDPSFKQQDSFRYHGRDIAILRARQQNIPIVLGSATPSFESLANANTGKYHYHQLTERPGNSVPASLKLIDVNSQPLSSGLTPATISAIKHTLAKDEQVLVFINRRGFSPAINCKECHWVADCQRCNRPYTLHKAQGLLICHHCNSQKRIPKQCPDCGSVRINPVGQGTEQVEQWLSEQFTDHSVVRIDRDSTRRKGELSKRLEQVAEKQHHILIGTQMLAKGHHFPDVTLVVMLDIDGALFSVDYRAAEHMAQLLEQVAGRAGRASKPGTVLIQTQYPQHPLLHQLVNQGYTEFAKTGLQERQWAKLPPYSFQALIRAEANTPYLPEQFLRSISQLSLPCNLAGPMPAAMEKKAGKFRFHLLVQADSRKVLHQGILTILSAVEENDLNTKVRWSIDVDPIDLSW